From Azospirillum sp. TSA2s, a single genomic window includes:
- a CDS encoding glutathione S-transferase family protein — MSTTTEPAITLYGTPLSGHSHRVEAFLNILGLPYRYVEAGAELRRSESFLALNPFGQIPVLVDGDLVLPDSVAILVYLADRYDASGLWNPKAPEDAARVQRWLSIAAGDLRFGPALARILTLWGGAASLTDAQAVAGRVLRFMDGHLASRDWLAAERPTIADIACYAYVARAPEGHIPLDPYPAIRRWLERVEAIPALTPMPQSAIPQSA; from the coding sequence ATGAGCACCACCACCGAGCCCGCAATCACGCTCTACGGCACGCCGCTGTCGGGGCACAGCCATCGGGTGGAAGCCTTTCTGAACATCCTCGGCCTGCCCTACCGCTATGTCGAGGCTGGCGCCGAGCTGCGGCGGTCGGAGAGCTTCCTCGCCCTGAACCCATTCGGACAAATTCCGGTGCTGGTCGACGGCGACCTCGTCCTGCCGGATTCCGTCGCCATCCTGGTCTATCTCGCCGACCGCTATGACGCCTCCGGCCTGTGGAATCCGAAGGCGCCGGAGGACGCGGCGCGGGTGCAGCGCTGGCTGTCGATCGCCGCCGGCGATTTGCGCTTCGGGCCGGCCCTGGCGCGCATCCTGACGCTGTGGGGCGGAGCCGCTTCGCTGACCGACGCGCAGGCGGTCGCCGGGCGTGTGCTGCGCTTCATGGACGGTCATCTGGCAAGCCGCGACTGGCTGGCGGCGGAGCGGCCGACCATCGCCGACATCGCCTGCTACGCCTATGTCGCCCGCGCGCCGGAAGGCCACATCCCGCTCGATCCCTATCCGGCGATCCGCCGCTGGCTGGAGCGGGTGGAGGCGATCCCGGCGCTGACCCCGATGCCGCAGAGCGCTATTCCGCAATCCGCCTGA
- a CDS encoding LysR family transcriptional regulator produces the protein MDRLDELAIFVAILEAGSLAGAAKRLRRSAPAVTRALSGLEERLGLRLIERTTRNLAPTDAGRRLAEQARRLLADYDEALAATGTDRPLRGRLRVTAPVMFGRKHVTPLVLDFMRAFPDIRVELVLSDGNLDLIEEELDVAIRIGPLPDSGLVARRVGQVGRYLVAGPTYLVRRGTPLMPEDLAGHDIILSTARPRPPDWRFLVDGRERVVRVTPRLSVSHIEPALLAARDGHGIARPLSYQVADDLAAGSLVRLMPHTEPAPLPVHVVVPTARLMPGRVRAFLDHAVEGLSALAVLRG, from the coding sequence GTGGACCGGCTGGACGAACTGGCGATCTTCGTGGCGATCCTGGAGGCCGGCAGCCTCGCCGGCGCGGCGAAGCGCCTGCGGCGGTCGGCGCCCGCGGTCACCCGCGCGCTGTCGGGACTGGAGGAGCGGCTGGGCCTGCGGCTGATCGAGCGAACCACCCGCAACCTCGCACCCACCGACGCCGGCCGGCGGCTGGCCGAGCAGGCGCGCCGGCTTCTCGCCGACTATGACGAGGCGCTGGCCGCCACCGGCACCGACCGGCCGCTGCGCGGGCGGCTGCGCGTCACCGCGCCGGTGATGTTCGGGCGCAAGCATGTGACGCCGCTGGTCCTCGACTTCATGCGGGCCTTTCCCGACATCCGGGTCGAGCTGGTGCTGTCCGACGGCAACCTCGACCTGATCGAGGAGGAGCTGGACGTGGCGATCCGCATCGGTCCCTTGCCCGATTCCGGCCTCGTCGCCCGGCGGGTGGGGCAGGTCGGGCGCTATCTGGTCGCCGGCCCCACCTATCTGGTGCGGCGCGGCACACCCTTGATGCCGGAGGATCTGGCCGGCCACGACATCATCCTGTCGACCGCCCGGCCGCGGCCGCCCGACTGGCGCTTTCTGGTCGATGGGCGGGAGCGGGTGGTCCGGGTCACCCCGCGCCTGTCGGTCAGCCACATCGAGCCGGCGCTGCTGGCCGCCCGCGACGGGCATGGCATCGCCCGGCCGCTGTCCTATCAGGTGGCCGACGATCTCGCCGCCGGCAGCCTGGTGCGCCTGATGCCGCACACCGAGCCGGCGCCGCTGCCCGTCCATGTCGTGGTGCCGACGGCGCGGCTGATGCCGGGCCGGGTTCGTGCCTTCCTCGACCATGCGGTGGAGGGGCTGTCGGCGCTGGCGGTTCTGCGTGGCTGA
- a CDS encoding formylglycine-generating enzyme family protein encodes MPVTLPGSVGAVVVLILVLAALAGWRRAEPEDLTGWRTERLAAFQVWQAANPAREIWDHPDAPVLVPLPPGSFLQGSPESEQERFPDEPLQRPVSIRHPVAIGKYPVTRGEYARFIQDSGYKPRTICRGYAGETELLPRWHFSWRRPGFDQTNRDPAVCISWYDANAYVDWLSRRTGKPYRLPTEAEWEYAARAGTRTARWWGDDPAKGCDAANEADLSAKDRFTDWEVANCRDGALFTAPVGSYRPNGFGLYDMLGNVWQWVEDCATDGGGTCPQRVMRGGSWHSNPRYVRSAVRRIDGAEIGYAAYGIRVARDP; translated from the coding sequence ATGCCAGTCACCCTGCCCGGCTCCGTGGGCGCGGTGGTCGTCCTCATCCTCGTGCTGGCCGCTCTCGCCGGCTGGCGCCGGGCGGAGCCGGAGGACCTGACCGGCTGGCGCACCGAACGGCTGGCGGCCTTCCAGGTCTGGCAGGCGGCCAACCCGGCCCGCGAGATCTGGGACCATCCCGACGCCCCGGTCCTTGTGCCCCTTCCCCCCGGCAGCTTTCTCCAGGGCTCGCCCGAGTCGGAACAGGAGCGCTTTCCCGACGAGCCGCTGCAACGGCCGGTGTCGATCCGGCACCCCGTCGCCATCGGCAAATACCCGGTGACCCGCGGCGAATATGCCCGGTTCATCCAGGACAGCGGTTACAAGCCGCGGACGATCTGCCGCGGCTATGCCGGCGAGACGGAGCTGCTGCCGCGCTGGCATTTCTCCTGGCGCCGGCCGGGCTTCGACCAGACGAACCGGGACCCGGCGGTCTGCATCAGCTGGTACGACGCCAATGCCTATGTGGACTGGCTCAGCCGGCGGACCGGCAAGCCCTACCGCCTGCCGACGGAGGCGGAGTGGGAATATGCGGCCCGCGCCGGCACCCGGACCGCCCGCTGGTGGGGCGACGATCCGGCCAAGGGGTGCGACGCGGCGAACGAGGCCGACCTGAGCGCCAAGGACCGCTTCACCGACTGGGAGGTCGCGAACTGCCGTGACGGCGCCCTGTTCACCGCGCCGGTCGGCAGCTATCGGCCCAACGGCTTCGGCCTCTACGACATGCTCGGCAATGTCTGGCAGTGGGTGGAGGACTGCGCGACGGATGGCGGCGGGACATGCCCGCAACGGGTGATGCGGGGCGGATCGTGGCACAGCAATCCGCGCTATGTCCGGTCGGCGGTCCGCCGGATCGACGGGGCGGAGATCGGCTATGCCGCCTACGGCATCCGCGTCGCCCGCGATCCCTGA
- a CDS encoding ferritin-like domain-containing protein, with product MAAYPADLTRALFVTGLRNAHAVEQQALALMDRQLDRLVNYPEVSDHLRMHRGETESQITRIEQILDQLQESHSGLKDTALSIMGNLAALGHTFAEDEILKNSFANYAFENFEVASYRSLLTVADAGNFAFATPLLQTSLREEEAMATWVIENVPKLTLKYLSLKASNQTAGR from the coding sequence ATGGCTGCCTATCCCGCGGATCTCACGCGCGCGCTGTTCGTCACCGGCCTGCGCAACGCCCATGCGGTGGAACAGCAGGCGCTGGCCCTGATGGACCGCCAGCTGGACCGCCTCGTGAATTATCCGGAAGTCTCGGACCACCTGCGCATGCACCGTGGCGAGACCGAATCTCAGATCACCCGCATCGAGCAGATCCTGGACCAGTTGCAGGAAAGCCATTCCGGGCTGAAGGACACCGCCCTGTCGATCATGGGCAATCTGGCCGCGCTCGGCCATACCTTCGCCGAGGACGAGATCCTCAAGAACTCCTTCGCCAACTACGCCTTCGAGAATTTCGAGGTGGCGAGCTACCGCTCGCTGCTGACCGTGGCGGACGCCGGCAACTTCGCCTTCGCCACGCCGCTGCTCCAGACCTCGCTGCGCGAGGAGGAGGCGATGGCCACCTGGGTGATCGAGAATGTGCCGAAGCTGACACTGAAATACCTGTCGCTGAAGGCCAGCAACCAGACCGCCGGCCGCTGA
- a CDS encoding PaaI family thioesterase, with the protein MSAADTAQSAAPVSAPAMTKEELEELIREGVPLVGNFGIVVESLSAGTIRLRLPYKDDFVRPGGTVTGPAMFGLADVALYGAVLSLIGRVELAVTTSMTINFLRRPPPVAIIAEARVLKLGKRLAYGEILLFSEGDPEPVAHVTGTYSIPPHAPVTVAVSHYRMDEAP; encoded by the coding sequence ATGTCCGCCGCCGATACCGCACAAAGCGCCGCCCCCGTCTCCGCTCCCGCCATGACGAAGGAAGAGCTGGAGGAACTGATCCGCGAGGGGGTTCCCCTGGTCGGGAATTTCGGCATCGTCGTGGAAAGCCTGAGCGCCGGGACGATTCGCCTGCGCCTGCCCTACAAGGACGATTTCGTCCGTCCCGGCGGCACCGTCACCGGCCCGGCGATGTTCGGACTGGCCGACGTGGCGCTCTATGGCGCGGTGCTGAGCCTGATCGGCCGGGTCGAGCTGGCGGTGACCACCAGCATGACCATCAACTTCCTGCGCCGCCCGCCGCCTGTCGCCATCATCGCCGAGGCGCGCGTCCTGAAGCTGGGCAAGCGGCTGGCCTATGGCGAGATCCTGCTGTTCTCCGAAGGCGATCCGGAGCCGGTCGCCCATGTCACCGGAACCTACTCCATCCCGCCGCACGCCCCCGTCACCGTTGCGGTATCTCATTACCGCATGGATGAGGCGCCATAA
- the rplM gene encoding 50S ribosomal protein L13: MKTFNLKPTEIEKKWYVVDADGLVLGRLASILANILRGKNKPTYTPHMDCGDNIVVINAEKVKLTGNKRDADIFYWHTGYPGGIKGRSKGQILDGKYPERVIEKAVERMVPRGPLGRQQMTHLKVYKGATHPHDAQQPVALDIGALNPKNKRSA, translated from the coding sequence ATGAAGACCTTCAATCTGAAGCCGACCGAAATCGAGAAGAAGTGGTACGTCGTTGACGCCGACGGCCTCGTTCTCGGGCGGCTTGCCAGCATCCTGGCGAACATCCTGCGTGGCAAGAACAAGCCGACCTACACCCCCCACATGGATTGCGGCGACAACATCGTCGTGATCAATGCGGAGAAGGTGAAGCTGACCGGCAACAAGCGCGACGCCGACATCTTCTACTGGCACACCGGCTATCCGGGTGGGATCAAGGGCCGCTCCAAGGGCCAAATCCTGGACGGCAAGTATCCGGAGCGCGTGATCGAGAAGGCCGTGGAGCGCATGGTTCCGCGCGGTCCGCTCGGCCGCCAGCAGATGACCCATCTCAAGGTCTACAAGGGCGCCACGCATCCGCACGATGCGCAGCAGCCGGTCGCCCTCGATATCGGCGCCCTGAACCCGAAGAATAAGCGGAGCGCGTAA
- the rpsI gene encoding 30S ribosomal protein S9, which produces MAQVTTTLSSLKELTGAAATATVTEELAAPKLDAQGRAYATGKRKDAVARVWIKPGSGKVTVNGRDQSVYFARPVLRMMIAQPFGVTERSEQFDVVATVAGGGLSGQAGAVRHGISKALTYFEPALRPPLKAAGFLTRDARTVERKKYGRAKARRSFQFSKR; this is translated from the coding sequence ATGGCTCAGGTCACCACCACCCTCTCCAGCTTGAAGGAACTGACGGGCGCCGCCGCCACCGCGACCGTCACCGAAGAGCTGGCCGCTCCGAAGCTGGACGCCCAGGGCCGCGCCTATGCCACCGGCAAGCGCAAGGACGCCGTCGCCCGCGTGTGGATCAAGCCGGGCTCCGGCAAGGTCACCGTCAACGGCCGCGACCAGTCGGTCTATTTCGCCCGTCCGGTTCTGCGCATGATGATCGCCCAGCCGTTCGGCGTGACCGAGCGTTCTGAGCAGTTCGACGTGGTCGCCACCGTCGCCGGCGGCGGTCTGTCGGGCCAGGCCGGTGCCGTCCGTCACGGCATCTCCAAGGCGCTGACCTACTTCGAGCCGGCCCTGCGCCCGCCGTTGAAGGCCGCCGGCTTCCTGACCCGCGACGCCCGTACGGTCGAGCGTAAGAAGTACGGCCGCGCCAAGGCCCGCCGCAGCTTCCAGTTCTCGAAGCGCTAA
- the argC gene encoding N-acetyl-gamma-glutamyl-phosphate reductase, with translation MASISIPGTTPGGSKIRVGILGASGYTGAELVRMLLRHPNVEIAALTAERQAGKPMAEVFPHLGGYGLPDLVKIEELKWDNLDFIFCALPHGTTQEVVAGLPSGLKVVDLSADFRLSDPAEYATWYGHEHRAVGLQKEVAYGLTEFNRQGVRKARVVANPGCYPTCSLLPLLPLLMENQIEPGGIIIDAKSGVSGAGRDAKQANLFTEVSEGFNAYGVGHHRHMPEIEQELRLAAGRPVTVSFTPHLVPMNRGMMATIYVRMADGVTADDLRATLAARYADEPFVGVTPAGVVPATRHVRASNHNLIGVVADRTPRGAIIVSVIDNLVKGASGQAIQNMNVMMGLGETTGIDQAPLFP, from the coding sequence ATGGCCTCCATCAGCATTCCGGGCACCACTCCCGGCGGTTCGAAAATCCGCGTCGGCATCCTGGGCGCTTCCGGTTACACCGGCGCCGAACTGGTGCGCATGCTGCTGCGCCACCCGAACGTGGAGATCGCCGCGCTGACCGCCGAACGACAGGCCGGCAAGCCGATGGCGGAGGTGTTCCCGCATCTGGGCGGCTATGGCCTGCCCGATCTGGTGAAGATCGAAGAGCTGAAGTGGGACAACCTGGACTTCATCTTCTGCGCCCTGCCGCACGGCACCACGCAGGAGGTTGTCGCCGGCCTGCCCAGCGGCCTGAAGGTGGTCGACCTGTCCGCCGATTTCCGCCTGAGCGACCCGGCCGAATACGCCACCTGGTACGGGCATGAGCACCGTGCCGTCGGCCTGCAGAAGGAGGTCGCCTACGGCCTGACCGAGTTCAACCGCCAGGGCGTACGCAAGGCGCGGGTGGTGGCGAATCCGGGCTGCTACCCGACCTGCTCGCTGCTGCCGCTGCTGCCGCTGCTGATGGAGAACCAGATCGAGCCGGGCGGCATCATCATCGACGCCAAGTCCGGCGTGTCCGGGGCCGGCCGCGACGCCAAGCAGGCCAACCTGTTCACCGAGGTGTCGGAAGGCTTCAACGCCTATGGCGTCGGCCACCACCGCCACATGCCGGAGATCGAGCAGGAGCTGCGGCTGGCCGCCGGCCGTCCGGTCACCGTCTCCTTCACCCCGCATCTGGTGCCGATGAACCGCGGCATGATGGCGACCATCTATGTCCGCATGGCCGACGGCGTCACCGCCGACGACCTGCGCGCGACGCTGGCCGCCCGCTATGCCGACGAGCCCTTCGTCGGCGTGACCCCGGCCGGCGTGGTGCCGGCGACGCGCCATGTCCGCGCCTCCAACCACAACCTGATCGGCGTGGTCGCCGACCGCACCCCGCGCGGCGCCATCATCGTGTCGGTGATCGACAATCTGGTGAAGGGCGCGTCGGGTCAGGCGATCCAGAACATGAACGTCATGATGGGGCTGGGCGAGACGACCGGCATCGATCAGGCGCCGCTTTTCCCGTAA
- a CDS encoding gamma carbonic anhydrase family protein, with protein MTGLVRAFNGILPTVDPTAFIAETAAVIGDVVIGANSSIWYGCTVRGDVNEVRIGARTNIQDGTVIHVASEGQGTYIGDDITVGHMALLHACTLEDGCFIGMKACILDGAYVESRAMVAAGALVTPGKRVTSGFLWAGSPARPVRELTERDLAVFPVLSHRYTDLAETYRKSCYGSGA; from the coding sequence ATGACCGGCCTTGTTCGCGCCTTCAACGGCATCCTGCCCACCGTCGACCCGACCGCGTTCATCGCGGAAACGGCGGCGGTGATCGGTGATGTCGTGATCGGGGCGAACAGCAGCATCTGGTACGGCTGCACCGTGCGTGGAGACGTCAACGAGGTCCGAATCGGCGCTCGCACCAACATTCAGGACGGCACCGTGATCCACGTGGCCTCTGAAGGGCAGGGCACCTACATCGGCGACGACATCACCGTCGGCCACATGGCGTTGCTGCACGCCTGCACGCTGGAAGACGGCTGCTTCATCGGCATGAAGGCCTGCATCCTGGATGGGGCCTATGTCGAGTCGCGGGCGATGGTCGCGGCCGGTGCTCTGGTGACGCCCGGAAAGCGGGTGACGTCCGGATTCTTGTGGGCCGGCAGCCCTGCTAGACCGGTTCGCGAGCTGACGGAGCGCGATCTCGCGGTTTTTCCGGTTCTCAGCCACCGTTACACGGATTTGGCGGAAACCTACCGGAAAAGCTGCTATGGAAGTGGAGCATAG
- a CDS encoding OmpA family protein, with product MKTIVRAGLAAIPAAIVAFGLSAAANAQDASLVGKGTEWCNPVIGWGNVAARTADGGYVIHQGSYPCPPAAAAPAPAAVAAVQSEYLVFFDWDKSNITPAADRVIGDAVSAILKNGGAKINVVGHTDTSGSPAYNQKLSVRRADAVKKALVAKGIPAANITTQGKGESQLLVQTGPNVREPSNRRAQILPRLLNAPSS from the coding sequence ATGAAGACTATTGTTCGCGCGGGTCTGGCTGCCATCCCGGCCGCCATCGTCGCTTTCGGTCTGTCGGCGGCCGCCAATGCCCAGGACGCGAGCCTGGTCGGCAAGGGCACCGAGTGGTGCAACCCGGTCATCGGCTGGGGCAACGTCGCCGCCCGCACCGCTGACGGCGGCTATGTCATCCATCAGGGCAGCTATCCGTGCCCGCCGGCCGCCGCTGCTCCGGCTCCGGCCGCCGTCGCCGCGGTCCAGAGCGAATATCTGGTGTTCTTCGACTGGGATAAGTCGAACATCACCCCGGCCGCCGATCGCGTGATCGGTGACGCGGTGTCGGCCATCCTGAAGAACGGTGGCGCCAAGATCAACGTCGTCGGCCACACCGACACCTCGGGGTCGCCGGCTTACAACCAGAAGCTGTCGGTGCGTCGTGCCGACGCGGTCAAGAAGGCCCTGGTCGCCAAGGGCATCCCGGCCGCCAACATCACGACCCAGGGCAAGGGCGAGAGCCAGCTGCTGGTTCAGACCGGTCCGAACGTCCGCGAGCCGTCCAACCGTCGTGCGCAGATCCTGCCGCGCCTGCTGAACGCTCCGTCGTCCTAA
- a CDS encoding pyridoxamine 5'-phosphate oxidase family protein: MTSLLTESPAADSPAALAQTPRTRPVRLGDRGSHDVALIHSIIDEAPICHVGFVDDAIKGQGAPSPMVIPTVPWRVGDELMIHGASSSRMIRRLQEGGEACITLSLIDGWVLARSAFHHSVNYRSVMLFGRPRLVAEETEKRAALDALMEKIEPGRSAKVRAPNAQELKATSVLAFPIAEASAKRRSGPPGDDPEDMDHPVWAGVVPLRLTAGEPEQDPAQIKG, translated from the coding sequence ATGACCAGCCTTCTCACCGAGTCCCCTGCGGCCGATTCTCCCGCCGCCTTGGCCCAGACCCCGCGCACCCGTCCGGTGCGGCTGGGCGACCGCGGCAGCCATGACGTTGCCCTGATCCATTCCATCATCGACGAGGCGCCGATCTGCCACGTCGGCTTCGTCGACGACGCCATCAAGGGCCAGGGCGCTCCGTCCCCCATGGTGATCCCGACGGTTCCCTGGCGGGTGGGGGACGAGCTGATGATCCACGGCGCGTCCTCCAGCCGGATGATCCGGCGGCTGCAGGAGGGGGGCGAGGCCTGCATCACGCTGTCGCTGATCGACGGTTGGGTGCTGGCGCGCTCGGCCTTCCATCACTCCGTCAACTACCGCTCGGTCATGCTGTTCGGCCGGCCGCGGCTGGTGGCGGAGGAGACCGAAAAGCGCGCGGCGCTCGACGCGCTGATGGAGAAGATCGAACCCGGCCGCAGCGCCAAGGTGCGGGCGCCCAATGCGCAGGAGCTGAAGGCCACATCCGTGCTGGCCTTCCCCATCGCCGAGGCGTCGGCCAAGCGCCGCTCCGGCCCGCCCGGCGACGATCCGGAGGATATGGACCACCCGGTGTGGGCGGGCGTGGTGCCCTTGCGGCTGACCGCCGGCGAACCGGAACAGGACCCGGCCCAGATCAAGGGGTGA